From the genome of Ascaphus truei isolate aAscTru1 chromosome 15, aAscTru1.hap1, whole genome shotgun sequence:
ggggcaaaGAGCTGGCACATGTATGTGTAAGGGGCACAGATCTGGCACAGGTGGgtgtgaggggcacaggtggGTGTGAGGGGCAAAGAGCTGGCACATGTATGTGTAAGGGGCACAGGTGGGTGTGAGGGGCAAAGAGCTGGCACATGTATGTGTAAGGGGCACAGATCTGGCACAGGTGGGTGTGAGGGGCACAGCGGGGTGTGAGGGGCACAGAGCTGGCACAGGTATGTGAGGGGCACAGCGAGGTGTGAGGGGCACAGAGCTGGCacaggtgtgtgtgaggggcacagagcTGGCACATGTATGTGTAAGGGGCACAGATCGGGCACAGGTGTATgtgaggggcacaggggggtgaggggcacagAGCTGGCACAGGTatgtgtgaggggcacagagcTGGCACAGGTATGTGTGAGGGGCAAAGAGCTGGCACAGGTATGTGTGAGGGGCAAAGAGCTGGCACAGGTATGTGTGAGGGGCAAAGAGCTGGCACAGGTATGTGTGAGGGGCAAAGAGCTGGCACAGGTATGTGTGAGGGGCAAAGAGCTGGCACAGGTATGTGTGAGGGGCAAAGAGCTGGCACAGGTGTATGTGAGGGGCACAGAGCTGGCACAGGTGGGTGTAAGGGGCACAGGGGCTGTGTGCACATACTGGGCGAATTTCATGCACCGTGTGTGTATTGCAACTGTATATAAAGATACCTAGTGAGTGCAGGCTTATTGCTACCTTTACCCACGTGTCCTGTATGTAACGTGCGTGCACAATGACTGTACATACAGAGTATTATCTACACACCGGTCACTTTGTGCATCCGGCATTAAAGCCTGGGAAATTCCTAAATCCAGCAATCTTGTGTGTTGAGGTTTAATGAAGAGAACCTTTTTTGTTCTTACCTCGCTTGTTGTACACCTGGGTAATATGGTACagatagtcctcgctatccaacgtttcactttacaaccaatggcatatccaacgcaaccctatgggcggtttttcgatgccggaatgcgttatccgacgcctgaatgcgttatccagcgctcaccgccactgattaacatgggactcactttacaacggtgtcactatccaacgctacttccagaacggatgcCGTTGGTATTGCTTAAaaatctgtatgtactgtacgccAGCCCTGGGCTCTGATAAGCACCCTGTGTATAACACCTTTTATTCCTGCCATGCAAATATCCACGGGCCCGGGTCTTTTGACCAAACAGTATGGTTATTAACCCATTACCTGCCTGTGGGTGCTGCAGCGCATTACAACACTGTCTTGGAAGCCTCCGGATTTGGGGGAACAGAGCTGATGTACCCACTTGTTTGGTTTTCAGTAGGAAAAAATAACATTTGGCAGAATCTGCTGTTTGTGTAATCGCATTTTGCTGCCAGAATTCTAACAATGCTGTTTTTCctagcagtgaagaggttaattgTATTTTAGGGACTTAGGGcggtttttttcctcttttttttttttttttgaaataaGCAAAATAGTTTTTACTAACATGTAAAGTATTGGGGCACGGTCTGAGGTCATTTCTCATATCTCACTGTGGCCTTCGCCAGACCGAAATGATTGATATCATACACAGCCATCTGGGTTAACACCCTTTTCTCCTGCAAACCCACCAGCTAAGTCACAGAAAAACCCTTCACCTATACTATACATTCTGTGCTAATGGTAGATTGTTTTGTACGTGACTGATCTCTTaagaataactttatttcatatagcgcttttctcccaatgggactcagcacttcagttacagtatagcgtgcggtatgcagcacataggaatattagacacagcccctgcccaggtgagcttacaatctgtttttggtgtctgaggcacagggggataaagtgacttgcccaaggtcacaaggagctgacaccgggaattaaaccaaGTTCTCCTGATTCACACTTGCTGTTATTGTTATCGGAGTCGGCGTCTTTACTCGCTCCTCCTCTTAATACACTGTTTCagcaaattcttttttttttcctccaagaGAATGATACAACAGATATCACATTCTGGGGCAATGTGTTGCAGCTCCTTGTACCACTGAACGGTATAGGACAGTTGGCCGCAACTAAAACTCCACTGGTATTCCGCCGCCGGGACATTTCGCAGCAATGTCCGCGCCCGACCGCTGTCTGCCGCGCTCTCGACTTGACAAGCCAGGTCTGTGGCGACCGCCCGCTCCGACAACAGCATGTTTAATTGTCCTGCAAAGGCCAAGGCCGCTCCGACACGTCATCTTTAAATGTTCCGTGCGGGACCGCTACAATGCCTAGACAGGCTGCTCCGacacgccatctttaaatgtcccacgcgGCACTGCTTCAATGCCTAAACGGGCTGCACCGACACGCCATCTTAAATGTcccacgcgggacatttaaacgtgcAGTTGTAGGAGTGGGCGGTCGGGACATGCAGTTGTCGGAGCGGCAGACCTGGCTGGGCGGGCGCAGGAGTGAACATCGCGGCGATGTGTCCCGGCGGCGGAACGTCAGCGGCTGTTTGTCCGTGGCCAAACTTCCCATTACGACCACTGAATTGGTCACTACCCCCCCACTGTGTGGTGATGCATTTAGGTTAAGCTTGTGAacttcatactgtttttatttagggcTCCAGTGATCGTGTTGGGAAAGAAGCCACCGACCCTACAAACAGCAACGGGAAGAAACCAAACAAGAGGCAGCAGTTGAAAAAAGTGTTTAAGGAGTATGGTGCTGTGGCGGTATCATTCCATGTTGGCATTTCATTAGTATCTCTGGGGCTATTCTATGTGATCGTTTCAAGGTGAGTTCGATAGACAAATGTACTTTGAGGCTGGCAAGAGCACAGTTGCAGGCCTTTTTGTTTCTTTCACATTGAGACAACTTCATTCAAAGCAAAGGTTTGCTCTACAATGCACTGCTGGCCACTGGGGAAACATTTAGAAAGATATCAGAAAGAAGGGAATAAGAAAATTTGCATGATGCTCTGGTCAAGTGCTAGGCCTATTTGTAAAGTACAACTGAATGTCCCCACCTCGTTATCAGTGACAGAGTAGGGTCCTCCGCCAGGGCTAACCATTAGCTGGTCCTCCGCCAGGGCTAACCATTAGCTGGTCCTCCGCCAGGGCTAACCATTAGCTGCTCCTCCGCCAGGGCTAACCATTAGCTGCTCCTCCGCCAGAGCTAACCATTAGCTGCTCCTCCGCCAGAGCTAACCATTAGCTGCTCCTCCCAGGTTATACTTTGACATTTTCTGGCAAAGCTCTATATCTGTAACAGAAAATGCATAAACTCAAACCTTTTCTTTCGTGACATTTCACTTGCTAATTTGTTTTTCTTCCTCTTGTGCAGTGGGCTGGAtattacttcccttctccttaaAATTGGCTTCAGTGAAGCTGTGGTTCAATCGAAGATGGCAGCAGGCACAAGTACCTTTGTGTTGGCGTATGCCATCCATAAACTCTTTGCTCCTGTTCGTATCAGCATCACCATAGTTTCTGTTCCCTTCATTGTCAGGTATTTCCGAAAGATTGGCCTGTTTAAGCCTCCTTCTCAAACCCTTTAGAATATTAAAGGAAGAAAAGCAGTTTTATGCAGATAGTAAGTTTCTACAATTCCTATTGATAGGTGATCAGCTTTATTATGCAAAGTGTTTGACCTCAACCACACCAAGTATGTCCATGGACAAATGCAGAACTGAACGCAAATCTATAATGGTGGCACACTGGAGAAGAAATCAAGGTTACAATGGACTTTTCACACAAGGGGAATCTACTAACCAGGTGTGTTGCAGATCATATCTCTGACAAACGCCATTTCTTTGTAGACGTACTTGCAAGAGGTTTCAAGACATCCCAAGTACGAAGACCGTTCATATTTTTTCATTAGACGGTACTGCAACCGTTGACCATACACATCCCTTGGAATAGGACAACAAGTACTTACACCTAACACTATGCATCAAGCAGCTTGTTTTTCTCCCTGGCGTTTAACACAAAACCGCCTCGCAGTGCAAGTGAAAACTCAACATTTGCAAAACTCTTGGTGCCTTGTTTGTAACAGCCAATAAACGTTTGGTAACATTTGCAATTAGCTCGTCCATTAATATGGGAAGAATATAGATATTAGTACAACTGATCAGTGAGCAGCTCAGATACTATGCATTTTTTTATGTGCTTTATGCAGGCCTGAAATATACATTGTAGACCTACATCAGGTTTTTTAGTAGTTCTCCTTCATGGTTTGTTTGCTGAGGTGCAGTAGAAgaaagctgcaaaaaaaaagttttagaAAGTGGGTTTGTTTGCAAAGGAATTTTTTTTGCAGCTAATGGACCAGATACATTTTAAATTCCACGAGATGAAATCAAAGTTTTTTTTAGAAGAGATTCCTGACTCACTTTTGCAGCTGAAGGGTTAAGTCATGTTACTATATACAACGGAGAACACAGACTTATGGTTTGAGGTGCCGTGAATTTTACTTTGAGACCCTAAAGCTTCAATTCCTTCCACATTGAATAACCAAAAAATGCCTTAAATAAAATAATGTTTCACTGGAACTCATACTTTCCATGACAATAGCTGGATCGAGGATTATGTTTTGGtcctcgtttttttttttttttgatcgcCTTTAAGCGGGTGAACCTAATTCCCTTTAAATATCAAGTAACACCAGTGTTTCGTGTGCCACGGTGAAATGTATTTATAGTAATTCCCTTGTGGGATTGCTGTGTCGTATGATGCTGCCGTTTGTTCTACAGTTGTCAGGAAAACTCAATTTCATTCCAGATCTTTACAACAGAATTAAAGTCATTATGAACCATGTACAATAATCTAAGAACAAGAATTCACCGAATTGACTCCAGGGATGCTTTGTGtatcaacatttatttataagtatataTTCACAGCGctgggattcactgtctgttttacACAATATTTATACCTGCACTGATTCTACGGTTGATAGTCCTACCCTAGAATAAAGCAGTTTGTTTGATTAAAGCGCGACGGCAGCTATATAATCTAATCAGTGTGTATTCCATTCAG
Proteins encoded in this window:
- the FAM210B gene encoding protein FAM210B, mitochondrial isoform X3, which gives rise to MCKGHRSGTGVCEGHRGVRGTELAQVCVRGTELAQVCVRGKELAQVCVRGKELAQVCVRGKELAQVCVRGKELAQVCVRGKELAQVCVRGKELAQVYVRGTELAQGSSDRVGKEATDPTNSNGKKPNKRQQLKKVFKEYGAVAVSFHVGISLVSLGLFYVIVSSGLDITSLLLKIGFSEAVVQSKMAAGTSTFVLAYAIHKLFAPVRISITIVSVPFIVR
- the FAM210B gene encoding protein FAM210B, mitochondrial isoform X2 produces the protein MLGISGLLLPRLWVLRPGLVVPRGAAVCAGSVRPGLVVPRGAAVCAGSVRPGLVVPPGAAVCAGSVQALSDWAPLPGPRISLRGRDMRAAAGTELAQGSSDRVGKEATDPTNSNGKKPNKRQQLKKVFKEYGAVAVSFHVGISLVSLGLFYVIVSSGLDITSLLLKIGFSEAVVQSKMAAGTSTFVLAYAIHKLFAPVRISITIVSVPFIVRYFRKIGLFKPPSQTL
- the FAM210B gene encoding protein FAM210B, mitochondrial isoform X1, with the protein product MCKGHRSGTGVCEGHRGVRGTELAQVCVRGTELAQVCVRGKELAQVCVRGKELAQVCVRGKELAQVCVRGKELAQVCVRGKELAQVCVRGKELAQVYVRGTELAQGSSDRVGKEATDPTNSNGKKPNKRQQLKKVFKEYGAVAVSFHVGISLVSLGLFYVIVSSGLDITSLLLKIGFSEAVVQSKMAAGTSTFVLAYAIHKLFAPVRISITIVSVPFIVRYFRKIGLFKPPSQTL
- the FAM210B gene encoding protein FAM210B, mitochondrial isoform X4, which gives rise to MQHIGILDTAPAQGSSDRVGKEATDPTNSNGKKPNKRQQLKKVFKEYGAVAVSFHVGISLVSLGLFYVIVSSGLDITSLLLKIGFSEAVVQSKMAAGTSTFVLAYAIHKLFAPVRISITIVSVPFIVRYFRKIGLFKPPSQTL